Proteins encoded by one window of Cylindrospermum stagnale PCC 7417:
- a CDS encoding tetratricopeptide repeat protein has protein sequence MKLANTQQRGLKKFFAAITLLTPLMMAVPVYAEKPEQVKQLLDTNKCPKCDLSRANLRRRNLIRADLYQANLSSADLEGADLSGADLRNTDLSSAKLFRANLFRVDLGSANLSGADLSGVNLSGADLRNANLSSTNLSNADLNGVNLSGVNFSNANLRGVRLDNVNLRGVNLNGVDLSDVDLRNFNFNGVSFNGVNLSRANLNGFNLRGVELRNGNLSYANLQNADLSNAQLNGANLQGANLYSADLRGADLIGSNLSGASLGNADLRGANLDASSLPDNIRADAGDYSKWGDNQYSKREYKSAIAYYNQAIALNPQDTQGYTSRGLAFSQLKDYQAALADFNRAIEIDPNYAKAYNSRGLTRIEQQDYQNALVDFEQAIRLNPNYAEAYNGRATIRRIQKDYAAVIVDASLAIRINSKFGAAYNNRGLARFAQQDYQGAIKDYDSAIGNSSNWAWAYFNRGLAKYTIGEYKDATGDYDRAIDIDQNYVDAYYQRSLARFARKKYEDAIKDCDRVIQKDPNYGEAYENQGNSFLALKKKPEAKQAFEQAARIYSQKQHNTSLQRVQQIITGL, from the coding sequence ATGAAACTTGCTAATACCCAGCAAAGAGGTTTGAAAAAGTTCTTCGCTGCTATTACTTTATTGACACCCCTGATGATGGCGGTTCCGGTTTATGCTGAAAAACCTGAACAGGTCAAACAGTTGCTGGACACGAATAAATGTCCCAAATGTGACTTAAGCCGTGCAAACCTGAGGCGCAGAAATTTAATTCGCGCTGATCTCTATCAGGCTAACCTCAGTAGTGCAGACTTGGAGGGTGCAGACTTAAGCGGTGCAGACTTGAGAAATACTGATTTAAGTAGCGCCAAGCTGTTTCGTGCTAACCTGTTTCGTGTTGACTTGGGGAGTGCTAACCTCAGTGGTGCTGATTTGAGCGGGGTAAATTTGAGTGGTGCAGACTTGAGAAATGCCAACTTAAGTAGTACAAATTTAAGCAATGCTGACCTGAATGGTGTAAACCTCAGTGGTGTTAATTTCAGTAATGCCAATCTCAGGGGCGTGCGACTCGATAATGTTAACCTCAGAGGAGTGAACCTGAATGGTGTAGACCTGAGTGATGTAGACCTGAGGAATTTTAACTTTAACGGTGTCTCATTCAATGGTGTCAACCTCAGTAGAGCAAATTTGAATGGTTTTAATTTGCGGGGTGTAGAACTGAGGAATGGGAATCTTAGTTATGCCAATTTGCAAAATGCTGACTTAAGTAATGCCCAACTTAATGGTGCTAACTTGCAAGGTGCTAATCTCTATAGTGCTGACTTGCGGGGTGCTGATTTGATTGGTAGCAATCTCAGTGGTGCTAGCTTGGGGAATGCTGATTTGCGGGGCGCTAACCTAGATGCAAGTAGTTTACCTGACAATATTCGTGCTGATGCTGGTGATTACAGCAAATGGGGAGATAATCAGTATAGCAAACGTGAATACAAGAGTGCGATCGCCTATTACAATCAAGCGATCGCACTTAATCCCCAAGATACCCAAGGTTATACTAGTCGCGGTCTTGCTTTTAGCCAATTAAAAGATTATCAAGCCGCATTAGCCGATTTCAACCGAGCAATCGAAATTGACCCTAACTATGCCAAAGCGTACAACAGTCGGGGTTTGACGCGGATTGAGCAACAAGATTATCAAAACGCGTTAGTTGATTTTGAGCAAGCAATTCGCCTTAACCCTAACTACGCTGAAGCTTACAACGGTAGGGCCACAATTCGCCGTATCCAAAAAGACTATGCAGCAGTGATTGTTGATGCATCCCTGGCGATTAGAATCAATTCTAAATTCGGGGCAGCATATAATAACAGAGGTTTAGCTAGATTTGCCCAGCAAGATTATCAGGGTGCGATTAAAGATTATGACTCAGCTATTGGTAATTCTAGCAACTGGGCTTGGGCATATTTTAACCGAGGGCTTGCCAAATATACGATTGGTGAATATAAAGACGCCACTGGAGATTATGACAGGGCGATTGACATAGATCAAAACTATGTTGACGCTTACTATCAGCGCAGTTTAGCTCGCTTTGCCCGCAAGAAATATGAAGATGCGATTAAAGATTGCGATCGCGTAATTCAAAAAGATCCAAATTATGGAGAAGCTTACGAAAATCAGGGTAATTCTTTTTTGGCTTTGAAAAAGAAACCAGAAGCAAAGCAGGCTTTTGAGCAAGCTGCGAGAATCTATTCGCAAAAACAGCATAATACTAGTCTGCAACGAGTGCAGCAAATTATCACTGGGCTTTAA
- the cysH gene encoding phosphoadenosine phosphosulfate reductase, giving the protein MTVSTASRNQTANFDLEQLNQHFETATPKDILAWSIENIPTGLVQTSAFNVDDMIITHILYSELKHSVPVIFLNTLYHFPQTLELVAKTEEIYNLDLKTYKTPDVDTREAFTAKYGEALWDKDITQFHHVTKIEPLLRGLDELNTIAWITGRRRDQAVTRANMPVFELDGKGRLKVNPLASWTREESWVYVAEHGVIYNPLHNEGYPSIGDEPITTKVGQGEDERAGRWRGSNKTECGIHI; this is encoded by the coding sequence ATGACAGTTTCCACTGCATCTAGGAACCAAACGGCGAATTTTGACTTAGAGCAATTAAATCAGCACTTTGAAACTGCAACTCCCAAGGACATCCTGGCATGGTCTATAGAGAATATCCCCACGGGACTGGTGCAAACCAGCGCCTTTAACGTGGATGACATGATAATTACCCATATTCTTTATAGTGAACTCAAGCATTCAGTCCCTGTTATATTTCTCAACACCTTATACCACTTCCCCCAAACCCTAGAACTAGTTGCCAAAACTGAAGAAATTTATAACCTGGATCTGAAAACTTACAAAACTCCAGACGTAGACACCCGCGAAGCCTTTACCGCCAAATACGGCGAAGCACTTTGGGACAAAGATATTACCCAATTCCACCACGTTACAAAAATTGAACCACTGCTCAGGGGTCTAGACGAACTGAACACCATCGCTTGGATTACCGGACGTCGCCGCGACCAAGCCGTAACCCGTGCGAATATGCCCGTATTTGAGTTGGATGGCAAAGGGCGGTTGAAAGTCAATCCCTTGGCTAGCTGGACACGCGAAGAAAGCTGGGTTTATGTCGCTGAACATGGGGTGATTTACAACCCTCTCCACAACGAAGGTTATCCCAGCATTGGCGACGAACCCATCACCACCAAAGTCGGTCAAGGCGAAGATGAACGCGCCGGACGCTGGCGGGGAAGTAATAAAACAGAATGTGGAATTCATATTTAA
- a CDS encoding HAMP domain-containing protein encodes MKQHHNLDEQTFGQSNIPLESSDSSPDTSNFRYWFSHLKVGQKIGLGYGLLLSIAVLGTSIGFLIADHYQRQAQKREEAAIEELYQMYQLKTIVFRVRTNQHKLILYMEQPKRWQEQYTLLLKYVEQARQIWFDFQANYNIENPIIYDSIIEKKAVYRLLQTYKGFDTYLQHTGGLFQDNNPSKLSPNEIRTAQNQLFNFMHGSSVFMIDDFLDEITMLVEVIAQEYQQANWELKRAEKLRLYIILGSLSLSIALATLLAIYTSRAIARPIQVVTHIAQQVTEECNFDLQAPVTTNDEVGILAASLNRLILEVQQLIKVHNDANEQLEVYSQILEEKVRERTRELNEKNLSLELTLEELRRTQAQLSETEQNGD; translated from the coding sequence ATGAAACAGCATCACAACTTAGATGAACAGACCTTCGGTCAGTCAAATATCCCCTTAGAATCAAGTGATTCAAGCCCAGACACAAGCAATTTTAGGTATTGGTTCAGCCATCTGAAAGTTGGCCAAAAGATTGGTCTTGGTTACGGACTGCTTTTGAGCATCGCTGTCTTGGGAACCAGCATCGGGTTTTTGATTGCGGATCATTACCAGCGACAAGCCCAGAAACGGGAAGAAGCAGCAATTGAAGAGTTATATCAAATGTACCAACTCAAAACCATTGTGTTTCGTGTTCGTACCAACCAACACAAACTGATTTTATATATGGAACAACCAAAAAGATGGCAAGAACAATATACTTTACTACTGAAGTATGTCGAGCAAGCTAGACAAATTTGGTTTGATTTCCAAGCTAACTACAATATTGAAAACCCAATTATATACGATTCTATAATTGAGAAAAAAGCCGTTTATCGCTTGTTGCAAACCTACAAAGGATTTGATACTTACTTACAACACACGGGAGGTTTATTTCAGGATAACAATCCCAGTAAATTATCACCAAATGAGATTAGAACAGCACAAAACCAACTGTTTAATTTCATGCACGGTTCATCAGTTTTTATGATTGATGATTTTCTCGATGAGATCACGATGCTTGTGGAAGTGATAGCCCAGGAGTATCAGCAAGCTAATTGGGAACTAAAAAGGGCAGAAAAATTACGTTTATACATTATTTTAGGGAGTTTATCACTATCAATTGCACTCGCCACATTATTAGCAATTTACACCAGTCGCGCCATTGCTCGTCCTATTCAAGTAGTCACTCATATTGCTCAACAGGTGACAGAAGAATGTAATTTTGATTTGCAAGCACCTGTAACAACTAATGATGAAGTTGGTATCTTAGCTGCTTCCCTCAATCGTCTCATCCTCGAAGTTCAGCAACTCATCAAAGTCCACAATGATGCTAATGAACAACTAGAAGTATACAGCCAAATACTGGAAGAGAAAGTACGCGAACGAACGCGGGAGTTAAATGAGAAAAATCTTAGCTTAGAGTTGACACTGGAGGAATTGCGTCGTACTCAAGCTCAACTCAGTGAAACAGAACAAAATGGTGATTGA
- a CDS encoding response regulator transcription factor, which yields MPNILIVEDEPRIASFIQKGLRSQGFTTTIVTDGLYVLDVIQSSTFDLLILDLRLPGKDGFKVLEELRGQGEDIPVIILSARSDIHDKVAGLEGGADDYVTKPFRFEELLARVRLRLRSARPVRDAQEFTLQVGNVVLDLRTRQVKLGDRIIELPAREFAMAEMFCRHPGQVISREQLLDSVWGYDYNPGSNIVDVYVGYLRKKLGSKVIETVRGMGYRLRI from the coding sequence ATGCCCAACATTCTCATCGTTGAAGATGAACCCCGGATTGCCTCATTTATTCAAAAAGGGTTGCGATCGCAAGGATTCACAACCACAATTGTGACGGATGGGCTGTACGTGCTGGATGTAATACAAAGTAGCACTTTTGATTTGTTAATTCTGGATCTGAGGTTGCCTGGAAAAGATGGATTTAAAGTCCTCGAAGAACTGCGTGGACAGGGAGAAGACATACCTGTAATTATCCTTTCTGCTCGCAGTGACATTCACGATAAAGTTGCGGGACTAGAAGGAGGTGCAGATGATTATGTCACTAAACCCTTCCGATTTGAAGAACTACTAGCACGGGTAAGGTTGCGGTTGCGGAGCGCTAGACCTGTCAGAGATGCTCAAGAGTTTACCCTTCAAGTTGGTAACGTGGTACTAGATTTGCGGACTCGACAAGTGAAATTAGGCGATCGCATTATAGAACTACCCGCCCGTGAATTTGCAATGGCAGAAATGTTTTGTCGGCATCCAGGACAAGTCATCAGTCGAGAACAACTGCTAGATTCCGTTTGGGGTTACGACTATAACCCAGGTTCTAATATTGTCGATGTATATGTCGGTTATCTCCGCAAGAAACTTGGCAGCAAAGTGATTGAAACAGTTAGAGGCATGGGTTATCGCTTACGAATCTGA
- a CDS encoding sensor histidine kinase, whose amino-acid sequence MSVTINTFRERISGFKISQLSLVWQQVFGEARTRILLWYLLILGITFLIAIPAFRYHLYYRIDERVRQNMAADIKDFRALINGQTLIPGDELTDDEGKEMVIRPKQFNLLMSEQERITTPRSVEELRTLFRAYLLYRLPKDESYFITFIDGEFYKSSPSARPQLLARNSLLMKQWAKQTYAEQGEKEFFTSDVSNIMYIVEPLTINGQTRGVFVVAHNAAGDRTQALEAVTAIIEVSSLVFVVSLILAWLATGRILTPLRTIITTAHAISESDLTQRLPVRDQGELGKLATTFNEMMDRLEAAFASQREFVNDAGHELRTPITIIRGHLELMGDDPQEQQETLVMVMGELDRMSRLVDDLILLAKAERADFLQVATVNVAELTQELLIKAQALAERDWQLDAVAKGQIVVDRQRITEAIMNLAQNATQHTNKSDTISIGSAIAKGKVRFWVRDTGEGIPLVDQKRIFARFARTSHSRRRSEGAGLGLSIVRAIAEAHAGQVLLRSQLGKGSMFTIILPLDPPQKASNY is encoded by the coding sequence ATGAGCGTAACAATAAATACTTTCCGTGAGCGCATATCTGGTTTCAAAATATCTCAGTTATCTTTAGTTTGGCAGCAAGTATTTGGAGAAGCACGCACCCGAATTTTGCTGTGGTACTTGCTGATTTTAGGAATAACATTTCTCATAGCCATTCCTGCATTTCGCTATCATCTCTATTACCGCATTGATGAGCGTGTTCGTCAAAATATGGCAGCAGACATCAAGGATTTCAGAGCATTGATTAACGGACAAACCTTGATTCCAGGGGATGAACTCACTGATGACGAAGGAAAAGAGATGGTAATCAGACCAAAGCAATTTAACTTGTTAATGTCTGAACAAGAAAGAATTACTACTCCCAGATCAGTAGAAGAATTAAGGACGCTTTTCAGAGCTTATTTGTTGTATCGGCTACCCAAAGATGAATCCTACTTCATCACTTTTATAGATGGTGAATTCTACAAATCCAGTCCTAGCGCCCGTCCTCAGCTCCTAGCTAGAAATTCACTACTAATGAAACAATGGGCAAAACAGACCTATGCAGAACAGGGAGAAAAAGAATTTTTCACCTCTGATGTTAGTAATATTATGTACATTGTGGAACCGCTAACCATCAATGGACAAACACGGGGAGTGTTTGTGGTTGCCCACAATGCTGCTGGAGATCGGACACAAGCTCTAGAAGCAGTGACGGCAATTATTGAAGTTTCCAGCTTAGTTTTTGTGGTGTCGTTAATTCTAGCTTGGTTAGCTACAGGGCGAATACTGACTCCTTTACGAACAATTATCACCACGGCTCATGCCATTAGTGAGTCAGATTTAACTCAGCGTTTGCCAGTGCGAGATCAGGGAGAATTGGGAAAACTGGCCACAACATTCAACGAAATGATGGACAGACTCGAAGCTGCCTTTGCCAGTCAGCGTGAATTTGTGAATGATGCTGGACATGAACTGCGAACACCAATCACGATCATTCGTGGACATTTAGAACTGATGGGAGATGACCCCCAAGAACAACAGGAAACCCTGGTCATGGTGATGGGAGAACTGGACAGGATGAGCCGTTTAGTTGATGATCTGATTTTGCTGGCCAAAGCAGAACGCGCAGACTTTTTACAGGTAGCAACGGTAAATGTGGCAGAGTTAACCCAAGAGTTATTGATCAAAGCCCAAGCGCTGGCAGAGAGAGATTGGCAACTGGATGCTGTGGCCAAAGGTCAGATTGTGGTTGATCGCCAAAGAATCACCGAAGCTATAATGAATCTGGCGCAGAATGCTACTCAGCATACTAACAAGAGTGATACTATTTCCATAGGTTCAGCGATCGCTAAAGGAAAGGTACGCTTCTGGGTACGCGATACAGGCGAAGGTATTCCACTGGTGGATCAAAAAAGGATTTTTGCACGATTTGCCCGCACTTCCCACAGTCGTCGTCGTTCAGAAGGTGCGGGCTTGGGACTGTCTATTGTTCGAGCGATCGCAGAGGCTCATGCCGGGCAAGTATTACTTCGCAGTCAGTTAGGCAAAGGTTCGATGTTTACCATCATCTTACCCCTAGATCCCCCGCAAAAAGCCAGTAATTACTAG
- a CDS encoding glycosyltransferase family protein — translation MKNLLVHSREIGLRAAREESAEVSSSSHNPRKWRIALYSHDTMGLGHKRRNLLIAQTLGCSPLETDILMISGIQDGSNVLIPPGVDYLSLPALYKNVNGQYRARRLDLSLQEIITLRSQVILTTIKTFKPDIFIVDNVPRGAVRELEPTLDYLRTQEQTHCILGLRDVLDEPASVDRDWKRMANEEAIQSYYDAVWVYGDPAIYDLVQEYSFHPKTVAKLRYTGYLDQRNRLKFMDLDSVEAFKSLNLSSGRLVLCLVGGGQDGARLAETFASAELPPDMNGIILTGPFMPRQVQQRLQKLAAKRANLRVLKYLSEPTMLINQAEHVIAMGGYNTTCELLSFQKRSLIVPRIKPRREQFVRAERLQALGLVDMLHPHNLTSHALTDWLIQESEPPQVRNFVNLNGLNHISQFIDEILMPSTEC, via the coding sequence ATGAAAAACTTATTAGTTCACTCTAGAGAAATAGGACTAAGGGCGGCTAGAGAAGAATCTGCGGAGGTTAGTAGTTCATCTCACAATCCTCGTAAGTGGCGCATTGCTTTATATTCCCATGACACAATGGGACTGGGACACAAACGCCGTAACTTGTTAATTGCACAAACATTAGGATGTTCACCCCTAGAAACCGATATTTTGATGATTAGTGGCATACAAGATGGCAGCAATGTACTAATACCTCCAGGAGTCGATTATTTGAGCCTACCTGCTTTGTACAAAAATGTTAATGGACAATATCGGGCACGACGGCTAGATTTGTCATTGCAGGAAATAATTACACTGCGATCGCAAGTTATTCTCACTACAATCAAAACTTTTAAACCCGATATTTTCATTGTCGATAATGTACCCAGAGGAGCAGTCAGAGAACTAGAACCAACTCTGGATTACTTGCGTACCCAAGAACAAACCCATTGCATTCTCGGTTTACGAGATGTGCTAGACGAACCTGCATCCGTAGATCGAGACTGGAAACGCATGGCTAATGAAGAGGCTATTCAAAGTTATTATGATGCCGTTTGGGTATATGGAGATCCAGCCATCTATGACTTAGTACAGGAATATAGTTTCCACCCCAAAACCGTTGCTAAACTCCGCTACACAGGCTATCTTGACCAACGTAACCGCCTCAAATTCATGGATTTGGATAGTGTTGAGGCTTTTAAATCACTCAATTTGTCATCAGGACGATTAGTATTATGCCTGGTGGGTGGTGGACAAGATGGAGCGCGTTTGGCAGAAACATTTGCTAGTGCTGAACTACCACCAGACATGAACGGCATTATTTTGACGGGTCCTTTTATGCCGCGACAGGTGCAGCAACGGCTTCAAAAGTTGGCTGCTAAACGTGCCAATTTGCGGGTATTGAAATATTTATCTGAGCCGACAATGTTGATAAATCAGGCCGAGCACGTGATTGCAATGGGTGGGTACAATACAACTTGTGAATTGTTGTCATTTCAAAAGCGATCGCTAATTGTACCCCGAATCAAACCCCGCCGAGAGCAGTTTGTCCGCGCCGAACGCTTACAAGCACTGGGTTTAGTTGATATGCTGCACCCCCACAACCTGACTTCTCATGCATTGACAGATTGGTTAATACAAGAAAGCGAGCCACCACAGGTGCGTAACTTCGTCAATCTCAACGGACTCAACCACATTTCTCAATTTATAGACGAAATACTCATGCCGAGTACCGAGTGCTGA
- a CDS encoding glycosyltransferase, with translation MSIVGYVLKRYPRYSETFVVNEILAHEAAGLNIEIFALRPPSDSHFQNIISQVRASVTYIKQPIQGRVSQSLNSLAPTPACYFWAELQEASKVIPDFWSKLAVAQGEQASTVYQAAWLAREAKLKDITHLHAHFGTLATSVARLASHFTGIPYTFTAHAKDIFHESVEFADMEHKLQDAATVVTVSDYNLNYLQKTYPTAAQQIRRIYNGLDLQQLQYSSPADRPPLIISVGRLVEKKGLSILIDACAILKQRNCEFQCQIIGTGSLEPTLRQQIQDLGLQSIVEIIGPRPQNDVFQLVQQAAVFAAPYVIAKDGNRDGLPTVLLEAIALGTPCVSTDVTGIPELVRHGETGLIVPQNHAEKLAISLQELLTDSALRVKLSTQARQLIESEFDIYRNTAVLRELFFTQSLLGISKSKRKVAKEL, from the coding sequence ATGTCAATTGTTGGTTACGTTCTCAAACGCTATCCCCGCTATTCTGAAACCTTCGTAGTCAATGAAATTTTGGCTCATGAAGCAGCAGGTTTAAATATTGAAATTTTCGCATTAAGACCGCCGAGTGACAGCCACTTTCAAAACATTATTTCCCAGGTACGAGCTTCCGTAACTTACATTAAACAGCCAATTCAAGGTCGTGTGAGTCAATCTCTCAATAGTCTTGCTCCCACACCAGCCTGCTATTTTTGGGCAGAATTACAAGAGGCTAGTAAAGTCATTCCAGATTTTTGGTCAAAGTTAGCAGTTGCTCAAGGTGAACAAGCCAGCACCGTCTACCAAGCTGCATGGTTAGCACGGGAAGCAAAACTTAAAGACATCACTCATTTACACGCTCATTTTGGTACTTTAGCAACCAGTGTCGCTAGATTAGCATCTCACTTTACGGGCATTCCCTACACCTTCACGGCTCATGCTAAAGACATCTTTCATGAGAGTGTTGAATTTGCAGATATGGAACACAAACTACAGGATGCAGCTACTGTTGTAACTGTCAGTGACTACAACCTCAATTATTTACAAAAAACATATCCTACAGCCGCACAGCAAATTAGGCGCATTTACAATGGTTTGGATTTGCAACAATTACAATATTCTTCTCCGGCTGACCGTCCTCCTTTAATTATCTCAGTCGGTCGGTTAGTCGAGAAAAAAGGTCTATCTATTTTGATAGATGCTTGTGCCATCCTGAAGCAAAGAAATTGTGAGTTTCAGTGTCAAATTATCGGTACAGGATCATTAGAACCTACACTGCGTCAGCAAATCCAAGATTTAGGACTGCAATCTATTGTGGAGATTATCGGGCCACGTCCCCAAAATGATGTGTTTCAATTGGTGCAACAAGCGGCTGTGTTTGCAGCGCCTTATGTGATTGCTAAAGATGGCAACCGGGACGGACTACCTACAGTTTTACTGGAAGCGATCGCATTAGGAACGCCCTGTGTGAGTACAGATGTTACTGGTATACCCGAACTGGTGCGTCATGGTGAGACTGGGTTGATTGTGCCGCAAAATCATGCTGAAAAATTAGCGATTTCACTTCAGGAACTCCTCACTGATTCAGCTTTGCGGGTTAAGTTGTCAACTCAGGCTAGACAATTAATTGAATCTGAGTTTGATATTTATCGCAATACCGCAGTGTTAAGAGAGTTATTTTTCACGCAATCGCTCTTAGGGATCTCCAAGAGTAAGCGCAAAGTCGCAAAGGAGTTGTGA
- a CDS encoding glycosyltransferase family 4 protein: MRIAYVCADSGIPVFGQKGCSIHVQEMIRALQRQGSEVELFATRIGGIAPADLTDIIVHQLPAIPKVQKAMREQVALGINPDLRLYLQRFGSFDFIYERYSLWSYSAMKFAQEKGIPGLLEVNSPLITEQAKHRGLIDIHSAEQVAHRVFQAATALIAVSEEVKTYLMNYVDSSKIHVIPNGVNPDRFSTVHAATQSATFTVGFVGTLKPWHGLPILTEAFARLHQQVPHARLLIVGDGPERENLESELSARGLNSHTQFTGAVNPDQVPKLLAAMDVAVAPYPAQADFYFSPLKVYEYMAAGLPVVVSRIGQLVDLIDPGVNGILCPPGDAIALADALAQLWLTPTLRHSLGQAARQKVMAHHTWDAIAKRSVAIAQQTLPIAGLSVEVRQ; the protein is encoded by the coding sequence GTGAGAATTGCTTATGTTTGTGCTGATTCCGGAATTCCTGTATTTGGACAAAAGGGATGTTCTATTCATGTTCAGGAGATGATACGAGCATTACAAAGGCAAGGTAGCGAAGTTGAATTGTTTGCTACTCGGATTGGAGGAATAGCACCAGCAGATTTAACTGATATTATTGTTCATCAATTGCCAGCAATCCCCAAAGTGCAAAAAGCTATGAGGGAACAGGTTGCTTTAGGAATTAATCCTGATTTACGTTTATATTTGCAGAGGTTTGGATCTTTCGACTTCATTTATGAGCGCTATTCTCTTTGGAGTTATAGCGCCATGAAATTTGCCCAAGAAAAGGGAATTCCCGGTTTATTAGAAGTCAATTCCCCTCTGATTACAGAACAGGCAAAGCATCGCGGTTTGATAGATATTCATAGTGCTGAACAGGTGGCGCATCGGGTTTTTCAAGCTGCTACAGCCTTGATTGCTGTTTCTGAGGAGGTGAAAACCTATTTAATGAATTATGTAGATAGTAGCAAAATTCATGTCATCCCTAATGGTGTAAATCCTGACCGTTTTTCTACTGTTCATGCTGCCACTCAATCGGCAACCTTTACGGTGGGATTTGTGGGGACATTAAAACCGTGGCATGGATTACCAATTCTCACAGAGGCTTTTGCTCGACTGCATCAACAAGTTCCTCATGCCAGACTTTTAATTGTCGGTGATGGGCCAGAACGAGAAAATCTCGAATCTGAATTATCTGCACGGGGGTTAAATTCTCATACTCAATTTACTGGGGCGGTAAATCCTGATCAAGTTCCTAAATTATTAGCTGCGATGGATGTTGCTGTTGCACCCTATCCAGCGCAAGCGGATTTTTATTTTTCACCGTTGAAAGTTTATGAATATATGGCGGCTGGTTTGCCTGTAGTTGTTAGCAGAATTGGGCAATTAGTAGATTTAATTGATCCGGGGGTAAATGGGATTCTTTGTCCTCCTGGTGATGCGATCGCATTGGCAGATGCATTAGCACAATTGTGGCTCACGCCTACTCTCCGTCATAGTCTAGGACAAGCTGCACGCCAAAAGGTGATGGCACATCATACCTGGGATGCGATAGCGAAGCGCTCCGTAGCAATCGCTCAACAAACTTTGCCTATAGCGGGACTCTCTGTGGAGGTAAGACAATAA